One Amycolatopsis sp. NBC_00355 genomic window carries:
- a CDS encoding penicillin acylase family protein: protein MRPFGKTLAVLTAALAATTLGTGIADAGQDGGRAVLRYTEHGVPHIVAKDFAGLGYGYGFAAATDNVCELANIYLTVTAQRSKYFGPEGEGYPSLSEAGSNLHSDLFFQRINDSHVVDRLVAQPAPLGPRREVRDIVSGYVRGFNAYLARTGRAGISDPACRGADWVRPITEQDFYRHYYAIAITGGQGAITDGLFTAPPTTSATPAPGTADQLATRVRETLGGGGLGSNGIAIGADSTAAGKGSVLLGNPHYPWHAGRRFWQSQLTIPGRFDVAGASLLGMPFIQIGHTADAAWTHTVSTPITFGLFEVPLKPGDPTTYLVDGKAEKMTSRDVSVQVRQADGSLKPVRQTFWSTRYGPVIGDVAGIPVPWTAKSAYAVRDANATNLRGLNTWFELDQARSTADITRALSSTQGVPWVNTIATDRAGHALYSDVQVVPHVTDEQAKTCSTPLGQQTFPAEGLSILDGSKSSCGWGSDPGAVEPGIFAPSRLPQQQSRDYELNTNDSAWLANAATPITGYPRIAGDIGTERSPRTREALLSAEKGGFTTDSMKQLLFADHSLLADLTAADLAKLCASFPGGQAPSSTGPQPVGPACAALAKWDHTYSLDSRGSLLFHRFTVRLGGAARFTVPFDPKAPVTTPNTLNTADPGVQKAFGDALADLGKAGLAPDAPLRDGQAVTRNGERIPIHGGPGQLGILNVMTPLWDPSRGVVDIQHGSSYIQVVGFSGHACPDSSTVLTYSQSANPKSPYFSDQTKLYSRGQWVKDRFCEADILRSPALRVVVLR, encoded by the coding sequence ATGAGACCATTCGGGAAAACCCTGGCGGTGCTGACTGCGGCACTCGCCGCCACCACGCTGGGCACCGGGATCGCGGACGCGGGCCAGGACGGCGGCAGGGCCGTCCTCCGCTACACCGAACACGGCGTCCCGCACATCGTCGCGAAGGACTTCGCCGGGCTCGGTTACGGGTACGGCTTCGCGGCGGCGACCGACAACGTCTGCGAGCTCGCGAACATCTACCTGACGGTGACCGCGCAGCGTTCGAAGTACTTCGGCCCGGAGGGCGAGGGGTACCCGTCCCTGTCCGAAGCGGGCAGCAACCTGCACAGCGACCTGTTCTTCCAGCGGATCAACGACTCCCACGTCGTCGACCGGCTGGTCGCGCAGCCCGCGCCGCTCGGGCCGCGGCGCGAGGTCCGCGACATCGTCTCCGGCTACGTCCGGGGGTTCAACGCCTACCTCGCCCGCACCGGCCGGGCCGGGATCTCCGACCCGGCCTGCCGCGGCGCGGACTGGGTCCGGCCGATCACCGAGCAGGACTTCTACCGGCACTACTACGCCATCGCGATCACCGGCGGACAGGGCGCGATCACCGACGGCCTGTTCACCGCGCCACCCACCACGAGCGCGACACCGGCCCCCGGCACGGCGGATCAGCTCGCGACGCGCGTCCGGGAGACGCTCGGCGGCGGCGGGCTCGGCAGCAACGGGATCGCGATCGGCGCCGACAGCACCGCGGCCGGCAAGGGCAGTGTGCTGCTCGGCAACCCGCACTACCCGTGGCACGCCGGGCGCCGGTTCTGGCAGAGCCAGCTGACCATCCCGGGCCGGTTCGACGTGGCCGGCGCGAGCCTGCTCGGCATGCCGTTCATCCAGATCGGGCACACCGCCGACGCGGCCTGGACGCACACCGTGTCCACGCCGATCACCTTCGGCCTGTTCGAAGTGCCGCTGAAGCCCGGCGACCCGACGACCTACCTGGTCGACGGCAAGGCCGAGAAGATGACTTCGCGCGACGTCTCGGTCCAGGTGCGCCAGGCCGACGGCTCGCTGAAGCCGGTCCGGCAGACGTTCTGGTCGACGCGGTACGGGCCGGTGATCGGCGACGTCGCCGGGATCCCGGTGCCGTGGACGGCGAAGTCGGCGTACGCGGTGCGCGATGCCAACGCGACGAACCTGCGCGGCCTCAACACCTGGTTCGAGCTCGACCAGGCGCGCAGCACGGCGGACATCACCCGCGCGCTGAGCAGCACCCAGGGGGTGCCGTGGGTCAACACCATCGCCACCGACCGGGCGGGCCACGCGCTGTACTCCGACGTCCAGGTCGTCCCGCACGTCACTGATGAGCAGGCGAAGACGTGCAGCACTCCGCTGGGGCAGCAGACGTTCCCGGCCGAAGGACTGTCCATCTTGGACGGTTCGAAGTCGTCGTGCGGCTGGGGTTCCGACCCCGGCGCGGTGGAGCCGGGCATCTTCGCGCCGTCGCGGCTGCCGCAGCAGCAAAGCCGGGACTACGAGCTGAACACGAACGACAGCGCGTGGCTCGCGAACGCGGCCACCCCGATCACCGGCTACCCGCGGATCGCCGGCGACATCGGCACCGAACGCTCACCGCGGACCCGGGAAGCGCTGCTGAGCGCCGAAAAGGGCGGGTTCACGACGGACTCGATGAAGCAGCTGCTCTTCGCCGACCACAGCCTGCTCGCCGACCTGACGGCGGCGGACCTGGCGAAGCTGTGCGCGTCGTTCCCCGGCGGGCAGGCCCCGTCGTCGACCGGCCCGCAGCCGGTCGGGCCCGCGTGCGCGGCCCTGGCGAAGTGGGATCACACGTACTCGCTCGACAGCCGCGGTTCGCTGCTGTTCCACCGGTTCACCGTCCGGCTCGGCGGCGCGGCGCGGTTCACCGTGCCGTTCGACCCGAAGGCCCCGGTGACCACACCGAACACGCTGAACACGGCGGATCCCGGCGTGCAGAAGGCGTTCGGGGACGCGCTGGCCGACCTCGGCAAGGCCGGGCTCGCGCCGGACGCGCCGCTGCGGGACGGCCAGGCCGTCACCCGCAATGGCGAGCGGATCCCGATCCACGGCGGACCGGGGCAGCTCGGCATCCTCAACGTGATGACGCCGCTGTGGGACCCCTCGCGTGGGGTCGTCGACATCCAGCACGGGTCCAGCTACATCCAGGTGGTCGGGTTCAGCGGGCACGCGTGCCCCGACTCCTCGACGGTGCTGACCTACTCGCAGTCGGCGAACCCGAAGTCGCCGTACTTCAGTGACCAGACGAAGCTCTACAGCCGGGGTCAGTGGGTGAAGGACCGCTTCTGCGAAGCCGACATCCTGCGCTCCCCCGCGCTGCGGGTCGTCGTCCTGCGGTGA
- a CDS encoding DUF4233 domain-containing protein, producing MKGFRGVMSGMLILEGITVALALPVVNKLGGGIGTGTGWTVLGVALLHVVLCGFVKRPWTVPVLLALQVVLIALVFWLPAIAVLGVIFLAVWLWLLWLRKDVARRLAAGTLASQQQPQP from the coding sequence ATGAAGGGGTTCCGCGGCGTGATGTCGGGGATGCTGATCCTGGAGGGCATCACCGTCGCCCTCGCGCTGCCGGTGGTGAACAAGCTGGGCGGCGGGATCGGCACCGGCACCGGCTGGACCGTGCTGGGCGTCGCGCTCCTGCACGTCGTCCTCTGCGGGTTCGTCAAGCGGCCGTGGACGGTCCCGGTGCTCCTCGCGCTGCAGGTCGTGCTGATCGCGCTGGTGTTCTGGCTGCCCGCGATCGCCGTGCTGGGCGTGATCTTCCTGGCGGTCTGGCTGTGGCTGCTGTGGCTGCGCAAGGACGTCGCCCGCCGGCTGGCGGCCGGCACCCTCGCGAGCCAGCAGCAGCCCCAGCCCTGA
- the folC gene encoding bifunctional tetrahydrofolate synthase/dihydrofolate synthase, whose amino-acid sequence MPQDETGRRPDLSDLDSFAGVDELGAQGYEDDDDTDPELNARDTAFDAGGGARGGIGGIGQLGDNLATGPVPDMITAEDAELHELDDQGIPEAYGHPDGPEARRELMAVEAELNQRWPETKIEPSLARISALVQLLGEPNRGYPVLHVAGTNGKGSTARMIDALLTRMGLRVGRYTSPHLQLVTERIALDGHPISAARYAELWHDLAPYVAMVDGAAADGVAMSKFEILTGMAFAAFADAPVEAAVVEAGLGGAWDATNVADAEIAVITPIGLDHIEYLGPDILGAAKEKAGIIKPGSVAVIAEQDPEVLKVLLDRAVEVDAAVARAGSEFGVLEREIAVGGQMLKLQGLGGVYDEIFLPLHGAHQAQNAALALAAVEAFFGAGKDKQLVMEAVREAFAEVENPGRVERVRAAPTVLLDAAHNPHGARALAATVAEEFAFRRLVGVVGVMAEKDARGILDALEPVLSDVVVTRNSSPRSMPLEELNDLAISIFGEDRVVAETDLQTAVETAIALVESSDDPEEALAGGGVLVTGSVVTAGEARTLFGKEPA is encoded by the coding sequence GTGCCGCAGGATGAGACAGGTCGCAGGCCGGACCTGTCGGATCTGGACAGCTTCGCGGGCGTCGACGAGCTGGGCGCCCAGGGGTACGAGGACGACGACGACACCGACCCCGAGCTGAACGCGCGGGACACCGCGTTCGACGCGGGTGGCGGCGCGCGCGGCGGGATCGGCGGGATCGGCCAGCTGGGCGACAACCTCGCCACCGGCCCGGTGCCCGACATGATCACCGCCGAGGACGCCGAGCTGCACGAACTCGACGACCAGGGCATACCCGAGGCGTACGGCCACCCGGACGGCCCCGAGGCCCGCCGTGAGCTGATGGCCGTCGAGGCCGAGCTGAACCAGCGCTGGCCGGAGACGAAGATCGAGCCGTCGCTGGCCCGCATCTCCGCGCTGGTCCAGCTGCTGGGCGAGCCGAACCGCGGCTACCCGGTGCTGCACGTGGCCGGCACGAACGGCAAGGGCTCCACCGCCCGGATGATCGACGCGCTGCTGACCCGGATGGGCCTGCGTGTCGGCCGCTACACCAGCCCGCACCTGCAGCTGGTCACCGAGCGGATCGCGCTCGACGGCCACCCGATCTCCGCCGCGCGCTACGCCGAGCTGTGGCACGACCTCGCGCCGTACGTGGCCATGGTGGACGGTGCCGCCGCGGACGGCGTGGCGATGAGCAAGTTCGAGATCCTCACCGGGATGGCCTTCGCCGCCTTCGCCGACGCGCCCGTCGAGGCCGCGGTGGTCGAAGCCGGCCTGGGCGGCGCCTGGGACGCGACGAACGTCGCGGACGCCGAGATCGCCGTCATCACGCCGATCGGCCTCGACCACATCGAGTACCTCGGCCCCGACATCCTCGGCGCGGCCAAGGAGAAGGCCGGGATCATCAAGCCCGGGTCCGTCGCGGTGATCGCCGAGCAGGACCCCGAGGTCCTGAAGGTGCTGCTGGACCGCGCCGTCGAGGTCGACGCCGCGGTGGCGCGCGCCGGCAGCGAGTTCGGCGTGCTCGAGCGCGAGATCGCCGTCGGCGGGCAGATGCTGAAGCTGCAGGGCCTCGGCGGCGTCTACGACGAGATCTTCCTGCCCCTGCACGGCGCCCACCAGGCCCAGAACGCCGCGCTCGCGCTGGCCGCGGTCGAGGCGTTCTTCGGTGCGGGCAAAGACAAGCAGCTGGTCATGGAGGCCGTGCGCGAGGCGTTCGCGGAGGTCGAGAACCCGGGCCGGGTCGAGCGGGTCCGCGCGGCGCCGACCGTGCTGCTCGACGCCGCGCACAACCCGCACGGCGCCCGCGCGCTGGCCGCGACCGTGGCCGAGGAGTTCGCCTTCCGCCGCCTGGTCGGCGTCGTCGGCGTGATGGCCGAGAAGGACGCGCGCGGCATCCTCGACGCGCTGGAGCCGGTGCTGTCCGACGTCGTCGTCACACGCAACTCGTCCCCGCGGTCGATGCCGCTGGAAGAGCTCAACGACCTGGCGATCTCGATCTTCGGGGAAGACCGGGTCGTCGCCGAGACCGATCTGCAGACCGCCGTGGAGACGGCGATCGCGCTGGTGGAGAGCAGTGACGACCCCGAAGAGGCCCTCGCGGGCGGCGGCGTGCTGGTCACCGGCTCGGTCGTCACCGCGGGCGAGGCGCGCACGCTGTTCGGGAAGGAGCCGGCGTGA
- a CDS encoding class I SAM-dependent methyltransferase, which produces MPFNHNDHYHPLLLDQLPPGPGIALDVGCGTGRFARRLAATGMAVEALDVSAAMVEAASGLGSPGPGKIVYRQADVTTDDLPEQHYDYISCLASLHHVPFGTVTKLRRALVPGGVLVVLTPARPSGPRDWLRELAAVPANALARLVVYAGERLNGGGDDGPRAPTQARFPSVAEVRRDAARLLPGSTVRPLLFWRTLITYREPEVDHPL; this is translated from the coding sequence ATGCCGTTCAACCACAACGACCACTACCACCCGCTGCTGCTGGACCAGCTGCCGCCGGGGCCGGGGATCGCGCTGGACGTCGGCTGCGGCACCGGCCGGTTCGCGCGGCGGCTGGCCGCGACCGGGATGGCGGTGGAGGCCCTCGACGTGTCGGCGGCCATGGTGGAAGCGGCGTCGGGCCTCGGGTCGCCGGGCCCGGGCAAGATCGTCTACCGGCAGGCGGACGTCACCACCGACGACCTGCCGGAGCAGCACTACGACTACATCTCGTGCCTCGCGTCCCTGCACCACGTGCCGTTCGGCACGGTCACCAAGCTGCGCCGCGCCCTGGTGCCGGGCGGGGTGCTCGTGGTGCTGACCCCGGCCCGGCCGAGCGGCCCGCGGGACTGGCTGCGGGAGCTGGCGGCGGTGCCCGCGAACGCGCTGGCCCGGCTGGTCGTCTACGCCGGCGAGCGGCTCAACGGCGGCGGGGACGACGGGCCACGGGCCCCCACGCAGGCCCGGTTCCCCTCGGTCGCCGAGGTGCGGCGCGACGCGGCCCGGCTGCTGCCCGGGAGCACGGTCCGGCCCTTGCTGTTCTGGCGCACCCTGATCACTTACCGTGAGCCAGAAGTCGATCACCCGTTGTGA
- a CDS encoding SGNH/GDSL hydrolase family protein — MRITRLLVAVVSAAILLPASATAASAALSVSRIHHYVALGDSYTSGPFIPVQRTDPLGCGRSTANYPSVLADALRVGDFDDVSCAGADTTNMTRPQSVPFNGTNPPQLGALRIDTDLVTLGIGGNDFGVFGGIVGTCPGLRAGDPTGSPCEEHFTPNGVNTVKTAIGNIEPRVEAVLAAIHQRSPGARVLVVGYPRIAPPSGYCPDVLPFADGDYGWLNEVEQELNQALSDAVDADGKATYVDTFGPSRGHDACARGGSAWINGKNQNVFAAAAYHPLKAGMAGVAAVVLKQAR, encoded by the coding sequence ATGCGCATCACCCGGCTGCTCGTCGCCGTCGTCTCGGCAGCCATCCTGCTTCCCGCGTCCGCCACCGCGGCGTCGGCGGCGCTCTCGGTTTCTCGCATCCACCACTACGTCGCTCTCGGCGACTCCTACACCTCGGGGCCGTTCATCCCGGTCCAGCGGACCGACCCGCTCGGCTGCGGGAGGTCGACGGCGAACTACCCGTCGGTGCTGGCGGACGCGCTCCGCGTCGGCGACTTCGACGACGTCAGCTGCGCCGGCGCCGACACCACGAACATGACCCGGCCGCAGTCGGTGCCGTTCAACGGCACCAACCCGCCCCAGCTGGGCGCCCTGCGGATCGACACCGACCTGGTCACCCTCGGCATCGGCGGCAACGACTTCGGCGTCTTCGGCGGCATCGTCGGGACGTGCCCGGGCCTGCGGGCCGGCGACCCGACCGGCAGCCCGTGCGAAGAGCACTTCACGCCCAACGGCGTCAACACGGTGAAGACGGCCATCGGGAACATCGAGCCGCGCGTCGAGGCCGTGCTCGCCGCCATCCACCAGCGCTCGCCGGGCGCGCGGGTGCTGGTCGTCGGCTACCCGCGGATCGCGCCGCCGAGCGGCTACTGCCCGGACGTCCTGCCGTTCGCCGACGGCGACTACGGCTGGCTGAACGAGGTCGAGCAGGAGCTGAACCAGGCCCTGTCGGACGCCGTCGACGCGGACGGCAAGGCCACCTACGTGGACACGTTCGGCCCGTCCCGCGGGCACGACGCCTGCGCCCGCGGCGGCTCGGCGTGGATCAACGGCAAGAACCAGAACGTCTTCGCCGCGGCGGCCTACCACCCGCTGAAGGCAGGCATGGCCGGTGTGGCCGCGGTGGTGCTCAAGCAGGCCCGCTGA
- a CDS encoding alpha/beta fold hydrolase, producing the protein MPTVPVTLAGGEAAVHYDVDGRGPALLLLHGTAASREQWGPLTALARDRFTVFAPDFSGSGLTTDHGGPVDVADLAAEVLAVLDDAGVAAAHVVGHSLGAVVAAHLAGTHPDRVRSAVLHAAWPVTDVRQDAEFRYWLELLADGPAAFARMLPLMAFGPRYWSTATAAGNEALVADLAKVIQPGTDRQTEADRHVDLRPVLGAITAPTLVLGSAHDRIVTAHQQRDLLAAIPGARAATIDAGHGAPAELPDEFAQLVLDFVSATVSV; encoded by the coding sequence ATGCCCACCGTCCCCGTGACCCTCGCCGGCGGGGAAGCCGCCGTGCACTACGACGTCGACGGCCGCGGTCCCGCGCTGCTCCTGCTCCACGGCACGGCCGCGTCCCGCGAGCAGTGGGGGCCGCTGACGGCGCTCGCCCGCGACCGCTTCACCGTGTTCGCCCCGGACTTCTCCGGCTCCGGGCTGACCACCGATCACGGCGGGCCGGTCGACGTCGCCGATCTGGCCGCCGAGGTGCTGGCCGTGCTGGACGACGCCGGGGTCGCGGCCGCGCACGTCGTCGGGCACTCGCTCGGCGCCGTCGTGGCCGCGCACCTGGCCGGCACCCACCCGGACCGCGTGCGTTCCGCCGTGCTGCACGCGGCCTGGCCGGTCACCGACGTCCGCCAGGACGCCGAGTTCCGCTACTGGCTGGAGCTCCTGGCCGACGGCCCGGCGGCGTTCGCCCGGATGCTGCCGCTGATGGCGTTCGGCCCGCGCTACTGGTCCACGGCGACCGCGGCGGGCAACGAAGCGCTGGTCGCGGACCTCGCGAAGGTGATCCAGCCGGGCACCGATCGCCAGACCGAAGCCGACCGTCACGTCGACCTCCGGCCGGTGCTCGGCGCCATCACCGCGCCGACGCTGGTGCTCGGCAGCGCGCACGACCGGATCGTCACGGCCCACCAGCAGCGCGACCTGCTGGCGGCGATCCCCGGCGCCCGCGCCGCCACGATCGACGCCGGCCACGGCGCCCCGGCCGAGCTGCCCGACGAGTTCGCCCAGCTGGTCCTGGACTTCGTGTCCGCGACGGTCTCCGTCTGA
- a CDS encoding alpha/beta fold hydrolase, with protein MPYLHVRGTRLHYEDAGTGPALLLLHGWGTSGRAWQSCLPDLVRDHRVVTLDWRGCGKSDHPLEGNTIDGLAADVAAVIEELGIEGAVIVGSSFGAVFATEVALARPELVGGVVAVDGPAYWPAAAMREKVLDLRERMADDRIGTLAEWVPSWFAPGVSPGVVDWTVRQLADSSVYSDDLFTEVTTYDPRPRLPQLTVPIAYLHGELDTEIPLEVPRSCAAATPGARVHVIAGCGHIPHQENPRAFTAALRAALPVAV; from the coding sequence ATGCCCTACCTGCACGTTCGCGGCACCCGTCTGCACTACGAAGACGCCGGAACCGGCCCCGCCCTGCTGCTCCTGCACGGCTGGGGGACCAGCGGCCGCGCCTGGCAGTCCTGCCTGCCCGACCTGGTGCGCGACCACCGCGTCGTCACCCTCGACTGGCGCGGGTGCGGCAAGTCGGATCACCCGCTCGAGGGCAACACGATCGACGGCCTGGCCGCCGACGTCGCCGCGGTGATCGAAGAGCTGGGGATCGAAGGCGCCGTGATCGTCGGCTCCTCGTTCGGCGCGGTCTTCGCCACCGAGGTCGCCCTGGCCCGCCCCGAGCTCGTCGGCGGTGTCGTCGCGGTCGACGGGCCGGCCTACTGGCCCGCGGCCGCGATGCGGGAAAAGGTCCTCGACCTGCGCGAACGGATGGCCGACGACCGGATCGGCACCCTCGCGGAATGGGTGCCGAGCTGGTTCGCCCCGGGTGTCTCGCCGGGCGTGGTCGACTGGACCGTGCGGCAGCTGGCGGACTCGAGCGTCTACAGCGACGACCTGTTCACCGAGGTGACGACGTACGACCCGCGGCCGCGGCTGCCGCAGCTGACCGTCCCGATCGCCTACCTGCACGGTGAGCTCGACACCGAGATCCCCCTGGAGGTCCCGCGCAGCTGCGCGGCCGCCACGCCGGGGGCGCGGGTGCACGTCATCGCCGGCTGCGGGCACATCCCGCACCAGGAGAACCCCCGCGCGTTCACCGCGGCCCTGCGCGCCGCCCTCCCCGTCGCCGTCTGA
- a CDS encoding LysR family transcriptional regulator produces MNGGTVELRQVRYFLAVAEELHFGRAAERLHIVQPAVSQQVRRLERELGVSLFGRTTRSVSLTEAGQRFLPHARAVLAAADRAADSVAEFRVSATLVRLGTSEGLGDRLDLLLNAFARLAPSAALELVHAPTTQRLQRVRDGSLDATIVRGSWPGSGLDFTPLWTDEVMVALPASHPLASCEVVAFADLASLPARLSPPSRNQPLYDLVLSCCREAGFEPVLGKDFTTAQDTLGTLGYGRPHWTVFYRAHANLLPVPGVAFRPLRDPAPRMPTYLVTRADQRVTPELVALIEAARETESR; encoded by the coding sequence ATGAATGGGGGCACGGTGGAGCTGCGGCAGGTGCGGTACTTCCTCGCGGTCGCCGAGGAGCTGCACTTCGGGCGGGCGGCGGAGCGGCTCCACATCGTCCAGCCCGCGGTGAGCCAGCAGGTGCGGCGCTTGGAACGGGAGCTGGGCGTTTCGCTGTTCGGCCGGACGACGCGGAGCGTGTCGCTGACCGAGGCGGGCCAGCGGTTCCTGCCGCACGCGCGGGCGGTGCTGGCGGCGGCCGATCGCGCGGCCGATTCGGTGGCGGAGTTCCGCGTCTCGGCCACGCTGGTCCGCCTGGGCACGAGCGAAGGCCTCGGCGACCGGCTGGATCTCTTGCTGAACGCGTTCGCCCGTCTCGCGCCTTCGGCTGCGTTGGAGCTGGTCCACGCACCGACAACCCAACGGCTGCAACGCGTCCGCGACGGTTCGCTGGACGCGACGATCGTCCGCGGGTCCTGGCCGGGTTCCGGGCTGGACTTCACTCCCCTGTGGACGGACGAGGTGATGGTCGCCCTGCCCGCGTCGCACCCGCTGGCTTCGTGCGAGGTGGTCGCCTTCGCGGATCTGGCTTCCCTGCCGGCACGCCTGAGCCCGCCTTCACGGAACCAGCCGCTGTACGACCTGGTGCTGTCCTGCTGCCGCGAAGCGGGCTTCGAACCGGTACTGGGCAAGGACTTCACCACCGCACAGGACACCCTGGGTACGCTCGGCTACGGCCGTCCACACTGGACGGTCTTCTACCGCGCGCACGCCAACCTGCTGCCGGTGCCCGGGGTGGCGTTCCGCCCCCTGCGCGACCCGGCACCGCGAATGCCGACGTACCTGGTGACCCGCGCGGACCAGCGGGTGACGCCGGAACTGGTGGCGCTGATCGAAGCCGCCCGCGAGACCGAATCGCGCTGA